A region of the Roseibium algicola genome:
ATGCCGTCGGTCATGTCGGCCGACAAAAGTTACACGCAGTTCGTTGCCAACGAGATTACAAAATTCAAGGTACGGCGCGAGCTGCTGGGAAGGCAGCAGTCGACCTATCATGTGCAGGCAGGCCAGGTTGAAGCCGAGATCAGCAGCCTGAAGGCCCAGATAGACGGCATGGATGATCAGATCCTGCTGCTTGACAAGGAGCTGGATAGCAAAAAGGTCCTGATGGACAAAGGTCTGATGCGGCAGCCTGAGCTTCTGGCTCTGCAACGCAAGCGGGCCGAACTGTGGTCGGAGCGCAATGCCATCGGGTCAACGATCGCTCGTGCGCGGCAGAAGATCGAGGAAATCAAGATCGCGGAACTGACGGCCGTCAGCGAAGAACGCGAAAAGGTGGCCAAGGAGTTGTCGGAAATCAACGCGGAGATTGCGCAAGCCGACGAGGCGCTTTCCGCGACTTCGGACATCCTGAACCGCACAGAGATCGTCTCTCCGATCGAGGGGCGGGTGCTCAAGGTCAACTACAAGACGGTCGGCGGTGTCGTGCGACCGGGCGAACCGATCATCACGATCGTGCCCGAGAACGAGGAACTCATCCTCGACACGCGCCTGCGTACGTCCGACATCGACAACGTGATGATCGGGATGGACGCCAAAGTTCAGCTCACCTCTTTCATGGGGCGGCACATGAAGCCTTTGACAGGGGAAGTCTTCCAGGTTGGTGCGGACGCCGAAACGGACGAGCAGACGGGAGAGCAATACTATACGGTGCGGGTCAGGGTTACGTCCGACGACATCCGGGAAGCCGGAGGCGGTTTTGAGCTGGTGCCAGGCATGCCCGCGCAGGTCTTCATTCAAACAGGAGCCCATACGCCGATGCGCTATCTGCTGGATCCTGTGCTGCAGTCCTTCGGACGGGCGTTCCGGGAAGAACGCGTACTCTAAAGCGGCTGTCGTGTGACCGTAAAATCAGAAGGCGTTGCCGGGTTTGGAAGAACAGAACCCGGCAACGCCTTTCGGCGTTTTAGGCATGCCACAGCGACGCAATACCTTGCATGGTTCACGCCGCCAGATAGCCACCGTCTACCGGAACGATCGCGCCGTGAACGTAGGAAGCGTCTTCAGAAAGAAGGAACGCGACAACCCGCGCAATCTCCACAGTCGCGGCCCAACGGCCGATCGGGATGCGGGCGTCGATCCGTGCGCGCCGTGCCGGGTCTGATCGCGCGCCTTCGGAAATGCGTGTTTCCACCCAACCCGGTGCGACCGCGTTGACCCTTATTCCGGTTCCTCCCCAGGCAACGGCAAGGGAGCGGGTGAGGGCAGCGACCGCCCCCTTGCTGGTGCCGTAAGCAGGCGCAACGGGGTTGCCGAACCAGCTCCACATGGAAGCGATGTTGACGACGGAACCGTTGCCGCGTTGAAGTGCAACGCGCGCGGCCGTACAGGAGCTGAGCACGCCGGTGACATTCACCGCCATCACCTTCTCGAATACCGCTGCGTCCCATTCCCGGCTGTACTGGATCGTGCCCGCGCAGGTGACCAGACCGCCGAGCTCTTGCTCTTCTTCAAGGAGATGGGCAAGGGCGGCCTCATCAGTGACGTCAACCTCGACAAACCGGGCAGCTTGCGGAAAGCCTTCCTCCCGTTCCAGGCCTGCGGCCGTTACCTGCCAGCCGCGTTCGGTCAAAAGCTGCGTTGTTGCAAGACCGATACCT
Encoded here:
- a CDS encoding HlyD family type I secretion periplasmic adaptor subunit, producing the protein MKEQNNPASSLRRSIRQHWIMGSLVVAVCFFGTGIWASFAELSSAAIAAGKVSPDGSLRVVQHLEGGIVRHLNVKEGDVVKDGQLLMVLDQALATANYLSIYRKHQRYVVTRDRLLAQERGDETFEVQMPSVMSADKSYTQFVANEITKFKVRRELLGRQQSTYHVQAGQVEAEISSLKAQIDGMDDQILLLDKELDSKKVLMDKGLMRQPELLALQRKRAELWSERNAIGSTIARARQKIEEIKIAELTAVSEEREKVAKELSEINAEIAQADEALSATSDILNRTEIVSPIEGRVLKVNYKTVGGVVRPGEPIITIVPENEELILDTRLRTSDIDNVMIGMDAKVQLTSFMGRHMKPLTGEVFQVGADAETDEQTGEQYYTVRVRVTSDDIREAGGGFELVPGMPAQVFIQTGAHTPMRYLLDPVLQSFGRAFREERVL
- a CDS encoding SDR family NAD(P)-dependent oxidoreductase — translated: MPPSRNVVVTGGGTGIGLATTQLLTERGWQVTAAGLEREEGFPQAARFVEVDVTDEAALAHLLEEEQELGGLVTCAGTIQYSREWDAAVFEKVMAVNVTGVLSSCTAARVALQRGNGSVVNIASMWSWFGNPVAPAYGTSKGAVAALTRSLAVAWGGTGIRVNAVAPGWVETRISEGARSDPARRARIDARIPIGRWAATVEIARVVAFLLSEDASYVHGAIVPVDGGYLAA